The genomic DNA CGCTGCCCGTTATATATGAAGATGCTGGCATTGAGAGGAAAACGGCTACTGAGGCGATTTCCCTAGGATCTGCCCATCTTTTTAATATAGTTTTTTCTATGTATGCTCTGTACCACTCAGGATCTCTTTTTATCTGCTGGGTTAAAGGAGTATCTACAACACCTGGTGCTATAACATTGACCCTTATTCCCTGTTTTCCATATTCAGCCGCAGCTACCCTTGCCAGCTGTACTATTGCTGCTTTGGACGCAGCGTAGGGCCCCTGGCCAGGTTCCACGACTAGATGTCTTATCGATGAGATTATCACTATGCTCCCGTTTTTCCTCATATATGGGAATGATTCTTTCAGCAATATAAAGCAACCCCTTAGATTCACATTGATAACTCTGTCGAATTCCCCATATGTATATTCCTGA from Sulfolobales archaeon includes the following:
- a CDS encoding SDR family NAD(P)-dependent oxidoreductase; this translates as MRARDLFSVEGRVALVTGAAGGIGKAIAELYAELGGKVVASDINGEGLRNVVEELLSKGYSVKGYKADITNIEDVRSLLNFVQREYGGIDSLYIVPGINIRKPIQEYTYGEFDRVINVNLRGCFILLKESFPYMRKNGSIVIISSIRHLVVEPGQGPYAASKAAIVQLARVAAAEYGKQGIRVNVIAPGVVDTPLTQQIKRDPEWYRAYIEKTILKRWADPREIASVAVFLSMPASSYITGSVIYVDGGWTAIDGRYEPKL